In Bosea vestrisii, a single genomic region encodes these proteins:
- a CDS encoding helix-turn-helix domain-containing protein has product MVVGLNVQRVRRERGFSQEELSFRSGFSRAYLSGLEAGRRNPTVMSLWKLAVALDVTLESLIFRPAKSGERKQSLSS; this is encoded by the coding sequence ATGGTCGTTGGCCTCAATGTGCAGCGTGTGCGGCGCGAACGCGGCTTCTCACAAGAGGAGTTGTCGTTTCGATCAGGATTCTCGCGCGCTTATTTGAGCGGTCTGGAGGCTGGCAGACGCAACCCTACCGTCATGTCGCTATGGAAGCTCGCAGTGGCCTTGGACGTCACCCTCGAAAGTCTTATCTTCCGCCCGGCGAAATCCGGTGAACGTAAACAGTCTCTCTCAAGCTGA
- a CDS encoding thermonuclease family protein, which translates to MAVTADLSTAAKADQTAPSEPPGFYSPKGSQQSPPLRVEVMEGVKFRDIETGDVYRLYGIDACAPAQRATLGRQPWPCGVMATAWLVSATLGKWVACAKIHEIDGVIQARCASSQHGDLGATMLREGLAVAVPVEPPLRTYAALEQDARKAYRGLWASRFQMPGEFRRNAAPSSAEVEGRRR; encoded by the coding sequence ATGGCCGTGACAGCTGATCTGAGCACCGCGGCCAAGGCCGATCAAACGGCGCCGTCCGAGCCGCCGGGCTTCTATTCGCCGAAGGGATCGCAGCAATCACCGCCCTTGCGGGTCGAGGTGATGGAGGGGGTGAAATTCCGGGATATCGAGACCGGCGATGTCTACCGACTTTACGGGATCGATGCCTGTGCGCCGGCGCAGCGCGCAACGCTCGGGCGTCAGCCCTGGCCTTGTGGGGTGATGGCGACTGCCTGGCTCGTCTCAGCAACGCTCGGGAAATGGGTCGCCTGCGCCAAGATTCATGAGATCGACGGTGTGATCCAGGCGCGTTGCGCCTCATCGCAGCATGGCGATCTCGGCGCCACGATGCTGCGCGAGGGGTTGGCCGTCGCTGTGCCGGTCGAACCGCCACTCAGAACCTATGCGGCGCTCGAGCAGGATGCACGAAAAGCCTATCGCGGACTCTGGGCTAGCCGCTTCCAGATGCCGGGAGAGTTTCGCCGAAACGCTGCGCCTTCGTCGGCAGAGGTCGAGGGCCGCCGGCGATGA
- a CDS encoding transglycosylase SLT domain-containing protein codes for MQLPLSTSVMMVMLAGQVCAEEARAPAKFQDKLPQPTATLDAFGRVLPLLQRPSAIDVIGARDLEPACASSTELPAGEAEALIRKIAAEERFDAAFAVAVAKAESRLISTALSEKGAYGLMQLTPETAERFKVDRCEPASNIRGGYASCTTSSHAMAIRSTCSPPIMPASRR; via the coding sequence ATGCAGCTGCCGCTTTCGACGAGCGTGATGATGGTGATGCTGGCGGGGCAGGTTTGCGCGGAGGAGGCGAGGGCGCCCGCCAAATTCCAGGACAAGCTGCCGCAGCCGACAGCGACACTCGATGCATTCGGCCGGGTTTTGCCGCTGTTGCAACGACCCTCCGCTATCGATGTCATTGGCGCACGCGACCTTGAGCCGGCCTGCGCATCGAGCACCGAGCTGCCCGCCGGCGAAGCCGAGGCACTGATCCGCAAGATTGCGGCCGAGGAGCGGTTCGACGCCGCTTTCGCAGTGGCCGTCGCCAAGGCGGAAAGCCGCCTGATCTCCACGGCACTTTCTGAAAAGGGTGCCTACGGCCTGATGCAGCTGACGCCTGAGACGGCCGAGCGCTTCAAGGTCGATCGTTGCGAGCCCGCCAGCAATATTCGCGGGGGTTACGCTTCCTGCACCACCTCCAGTCACGCCATGGCAATCCGTTCTACGTGCTCGCCGCCTATAATGCCGGCGAGCAGACGCTGA
- a CDS encoding type IV secretion system protein, giving the protein MRIAVLASIVILGPNLCHAQGVPVIDNANLAKAQEIATHTQQILQADRDILQFTKKTLEAVTGDKTSDAQGSLAQMALGGGFSMAKAPSLGSVISGGALSFTGMGSTSQNIVSGLINGLQLVKTITGLTGGQSHPSDKAYSNAVNVAATLSGLIDSTQGAIQTRSSAFVQGGQQIGQAKDLKGSVDQNTQIQVQTGQTINELTGVVNNAAAAANQQNLDRIASESAAARAMVFSQR; this is encoded by the coding sequence ATGCGGATCGCAGTTCTTGCGAGCATCGTCATCCTCGGCCCGAACCTGTGCCATGCCCAGGGGGTGCCGGTCATCGACAATGCGAACCTCGCCAAGGCGCAGGAGATCGCGACTCACACCCAGCAGATCCTGCAGGCCGATCGCGATATACTGCAGTTCACCAAGAAGACGCTGGAGGCTGTCACAGGCGACAAGACGTCGGACGCTCAGGGCAGTCTCGCGCAGATGGCGCTGGGCGGTGGATTCTCCATGGCGAAAGCGCCTTCGCTGGGCTCAGTGATTTCGGGCGGTGCGCTCTCTTTCACCGGCATGGGCTCGACCTCTCAGAACATCGTCTCCGGGCTGATCAACGGCCTGCAATTGGTGAAGACGATCACCGGCCTGACAGGCGGCCAATCGCATCCATCGGACAAGGCCTATTCCAATGCGGTCAATGTCGCGGCGACGCTGTCGGGACTGATCGACTCGACCCAAGGCGCGATTCAGACGCGCTCGAGCGCCTTCGTCCAGGGCGGTCAGCAGATCGGCCAGGCCAAGGATCTGAAGGGCAGCGTCGATCAGAACACGCAAATCCAGGTCCAGACCGGGCAAACGATCAACGAACTCACCGGCGTCGTGAACAACGCAGCCGCCGCGGCAAACCAGCAAAACCTCGATCGGATCGCGTCGGAATCGGCTGCCGCCCGCGCCATGGTTTTTTCGCAGCGCTGA
- a CDS encoding kinase, whose product MAIGADDGSDRAVNEGSLRLGIGIGKAAAHHGEILQGVFDGSDGRLHRGLVTLPCPIFGSTAAFWPRSGRDIATRPMGREKASRAARLTLERLQRPDIGGDLVIESTVPMGHGYGSSTSDVVATIRAVASAARVILRPETIAALAVSAETASDPLAFENLPILFAQRDGYMLELLGFAFPPLVIVGCNLEPTRPVDTVLTSPARYNSEEIEVFRVLKGLAKRAISDGDAQLLGRVATASAKISQRHLPKPDFEALCAISLSAGADGLQVAHSGTLAGFLFDGASSTTRERAIEVVRQLKARGHSQIITYELGMDARSAR is encoded by the coding sequence ATGGCAATCGGCGCGGATGACGGGTCTGATCGGGCGGTAAACGAAGGTTCGCTTCGCCTCGGCATCGGCATCGGCAAGGCCGCGGCACATCACGGGGAAATCCTGCAAGGGGTATTTGACGGGAGCGATGGCCGATTGCACCGCGGTCTGGTCACATTGCCTTGCCCAATTTTTGGCAGCACGGCTGCTTTCTGGCCGCGATCAGGTCGAGATATCGCAACCCGTCCAATGGGGCGCGAAAAAGCCAGCCGCGCCGCGCGGTTGACGCTCGAGCGACTGCAACGCCCCGATATCGGCGGTGATCTCGTCATAGAAAGCACCGTTCCGATGGGACACGGTTACGGCTCGTCCACATCCGATGTCGTTGCCACGATACGGGCGGTAGCGAGCGCTGCTCGGGTGATCTTGCGACCGGAGACGATAGCTGCGCTGGCTGTCTCCGCGGAAACCGCGAGTGATCCTCTCGCTTTTGAGAATTTGCCCATCCTGTTTGCCCAGCGCGATGGCTACATGCTTGAACTTCTGGGCTTCGCCTTCCCTCCGCTCGTGATCGTAGGCTGCAACTTGGAGCCCACCCGGCCGGTAGATACTGTGCTCACCTCGCCTGCGCGCTATAATAGCGAAGAGATTGAAGTCTTTCGGGTCCTCAAAGGGTTGGCAAAGCGCGCCATCTCAGACGGTGATGCGCAGTTGCTTGGACGAGTGGCAACCGCCAGCGCCAAGATCAGCCAGCGGCATTTACCAAAGCCCGATTTCGAAGCGCTGTGCGCAATCTCCCTTTCGGCTGGAGCCGATGGTCTCCAGGTCGCGCATAGTGGCACCTTGGCTGGGTTTTTGTTTGATGGTGCTTCATCGACCACGCGCGAGCGCGCGATTGAAGTCGTGCGGCAATTGAAAGCACGCGGACACTCGCAGATCATCACCTATGAACTCGGCATGGACGCGAGGAGCGCGAGATGA
- a CDS encoding VirB4 family type IV secretion system protein, whose product MVARALLDELTYGSVSRRERPVAAHIPYSRHVDDHIIRTRDGLVMTILKLEGYSFETADMSAVNSRLLARNDVVRTLANSRFALVSHIIRREVEPAIPSTFDNALCREIDGRYQAALSTRRMFVNDLYLTIVRRALQGQAGTFESSLSRLLSRKDAGGETVAMQTALGELRDAATAVRETLSAYGARPLGVVSRDGIWFSEASEFLVQLVNGGLPRPMHLPRMKLADALSLKRIFFGRNAVEIRGASPDDTRFGAMISIREYPAQTGPGSFDNLLRVPHEFIATQSFAIVDRPEAAKQIDRVSRQVDMSDEAGSIVAEQLDEARDDLLASEAIYGEHHMTVMCLGRGMAEVGATVTAVGAALTDRSVIWTREDLNCEPAFWAQLPGNFPYIARKSIISSKNFAGFVSLHNYPSGRPDNNHWGPAISVFETTSQTAYYYNHHIRDLGNFTVVGPSGSGKTVFLSFISAQSQRVTPRPKLLFVDKDRGAEIFIRALGGQYEVLTPGEPTGFNPLSLPDTAPNREFLFQLFAFMLRPANGGALSASEEQVIRNAIGSALAGGRDGRTLQAFSTLLRGRIRAGEGDLLARLESWMRPDQRGWLFNNEQDQFSLSCIFGFDMTRVLDDPVIRTAALMYIFHRTEELLTGDPVMIFLDEGWRLLDDEVFAFFIKDKLKTIRKQNGIIGFGTQSAADIVRSKSANTLIEQTATNIFFPNPKADDESYAQAFRLSEREVAWIRNTVPESRSFLIKHGRDSVIAKLNLAGMPDLIKVLSGRTETVAELAALRARVGDDPADWLPIFMGRSDA is encoded by the coding sequence ATGGTCGCGCGAGCCCTCCTTGATGAGTTGACCTATGGCTCGGTCTCGCGCCGGGAACGGCCCGTCGCGGCGCATATTCCCTACTCCCGCCATGTCGACGATCACATCATCAGGACGCGCGACGGTCTGGTCATGACGATCCTGAAGCTCGAGGGCTACTCCTTCGAGACGGCCGATATGAGCGCGGTCAACTCGCGGCTGCTGGCGCGCAACGACGTCGTCCGCACGCTCGCCAACTCCCGCTTCGCGCTCGTCAGCCACATCATTCGGCGTGAGGTCGAACCCGCGATCCCCTCGACCTTCGACAATGCGCTCTGCCGTGAGATCGACGGGCGCTATCAGGCCGCGCTCTCGACGCGGCGCATGTTCGTCAACGACCTCTATTTGACGATCGTGCGCAGAGCACTCCAGGGCCAGGCCGGCACGTTCGAGAGTTCGCTGTCACGTCTGCTCAGCCGCAAGGACGCAGGCGGCGAGACTGTCGCGATGCAGACCGCGCTCGGCGAGTTGCGAGATGCTGCGACCGCCGTCCGCGAAACGTTGTCCGCCTATGGCGCCCGCCCGCTCGGCGTCGTCTCACGCGATGGCATCTGGTTCTCGGAAGCCTCGGAGTTCCTGGTTCAACTCGTCAATGGCGGCCTGCCACGGCCGATGCATCTTCCGCGGATGAAGCTCGCTGACGCGTTGTCGCTGAAGCGCATCTTCTTTGGCCGCAATGCCGTCGAAATCCGTGGCGCATCGCCTGACGACACGCGCTTTGGAGCGATGATCTCGATCCGCGAATACCCCGCCCAGACCGGCCCGGGATCGTTCGACAACCTGCTGCGCGTGCCGCACGAGTTCATCGCCACCCAGAGTTTCGCCATCGTCGATCGGCCGGAAGCCGCCAAACAGATCGACCGGGTGTCGCGCCAGGTCGATATGTCCGACGAAGCCGGCTCGATCGTCGCCGAGCAACTCGACGAGGCGAGGGACGACCTCCTCGCGTCCGAGGCGATCTATGGCGAGCATCATATGACCGTGATGTGCCTTGGCCGCGGCATGGCCGAGGTCGGCGCCACGGTGACGGCGGTGGGTGCGGCGCTCACCGACCGTTCGGTGATTTGGACCCGCGAGGACCTCAACTGCGAGCCAGCCTTCTGGGCGCAGCTCCCGGGAAACTTCCCCTATATCGCGCGCAAATCGATCATCTCGTCGAAGAACTTTGCCGGCTTTGTCTCGCTGCATAATTATCCCAGCGGTCGGCCCGACAACAATCACTGGGGCCCGGCGATCTCGGTGTTCGAGACGACCTCGCAGACCGCCTATTACTACAACCACCACATCCGCGATCTCGGCAATTTCACCGTCGTCGGCCCATCCGGCTCGGGCAAGACGGTGTTCCTGTCGTTCATCTCGGCGCAGTCGCAGCGCGTCACGCCGCGACCGAAGCTGCTCTTCGTCGACAAGGATCGCGGCGCCGAGATTTTTATCCGAGCGCTGGGCGGCCAGTACGAGGTGCTGACGCCAGGCGAGCCGACCGGCTTCAATCCGCTGTCGCTACCCGACACCGCGCCCAACCGCGAATTCCTGTTCCAGCTCTTCGCCTTCATGCTCCGCCCGGCCAATGGCGGGGCGCTCAGCGCCTCGGAAGAACAGGTCATCCGCAACGCGATCGGCTCGGCGCTGGCGGGAGGTCGTGACGGTCGGACGCTGCAGGCCTTCTCGACTCTGCTGCGCGGTCGCATCCGCGCAGGGGAGGGCGATTTGCTGGCGCGTCTGGAAAGCTGGATGCGGCCCGATCAGCGAGGCTGGCTTTTCAACAACGAGCAGGACCAGTTTTCGCTCTCGTGCATTTTTGGCTTCGACATGACGCGGGTGCTCGACGACCCGGTCATCCGCACCGCCGCGCTGATGTACATCTTCCACCGCACCGAGGAATTGCTAACCGGCGATCCAGTGATGATCTTCCTCGATGAGGGCTGGCGGCTGCTCGATGACGAGGTCTTCGCCTTTTTTATCAAGGACAAGCTCAAGACCATCCGGAAGCAAAACGGCATCATCGGCTTCGGCACGCAATCAGCCGCCGACATCGTCCGCTCCAAATCCGCCAACACGCTGATCGAGCAAACCGCAACCAACATCTTCTTCCCGAATCCGAAAGCCGATGACGAGAGCTACGCCCAGGCTTTTCGACTGTCGGAGCGCGAGGTCGCATGGATTCGCAACACGGTCCCGGAAAGCCGCTCGTTCCTGATCAAGCATGGCCGCGACAGCGTCATCGCCAAACTGAACCTCGCCGGCATGCCCGATCTGATCAAGGTGCTGTCGGGCCGCACCGAGACCGTCGCCGAACTGGCGGCATTGCGCGCCCGCGTCGGCGACGATCCTGCCGATTGGCTGCCGATCTTCATGGGAAGGAGCGACGCATGA
- a CDS encoding TrbC/VirB2 family protein, with protein sequence MLLSRSLLRVTGAALSLLTTVEAHAQSGTLQPVQSTLNQLVQALTGPISTALATLAVIACGFFAWAGRLTWGVAGSVIFGIVLVFGSAQIVQFFQSAVGQ encoded by the coding sequence ATGCTGCTTTCGAGAAGTCTTCTCCGCGTTACTGGAGCGGCCCTGTCGCTGCTGACGACCGTCGAAGCCCACGCGCAGTCCGGCACGCTGCAGCCGGTTCAGTCGACCCTGAACCAGCTCGTCCAGGCGCTGACCGGTCCGATCTCGACGGCTCTGGCGACGCTTGCCGTCATCGCCTGCGGCTTCTTCGCGTGGGCCGGCCGGCTAACCTGGGGTGTCGCCGGCTCGGTCATATTCGGCATCGTGCTGGTCTTCGGCTCGGCCCAGATCGTCCAGTTCTTCCAGTCGGCGGTCGGACAATGA
- a CDS encoding cysteine synthase family protein — MMGSSRLDYLAGYELPRLARISPNLIVASFSLMKLLPARFMLERAVERREVVTGGHIVETTSGTFGLALALLAAVKGYRLSLITADSLIDLPLQQRLSALGAQVQIVPDADHTGAQHTRLARLQAVRAELPQSWWPRQYDNVDNPHAYARLAELLVTEFGTIDCLVGPVGSGGSMCGTGTFLRMLFPEMRAIAVDTHRSVLFGHVAGPRLLRGLGNSILPRNLDHTIFDEVHWVGALQAFGATHRLYREHGIFAGPTSGAAILVAGWYARQHPHQLTVAILPDEGYRYQNTVYNEAWLSTLPGWPVPQVARPEELQRVEPYDEGSWTRLNWRRRSLETGSVD, encoded by the coding sequence ATGATGGGATCCTCGCGTCTCGATTATCTGGCTGGCTATGAGCTGCCGCGGCTTGCCAGAATATCGCCCAACTTGATCGTTGCTTCTTTTTCGCTGATGAAGCTTCTGCCAGCTCGCTTTATGCTCGAACGGGCCGTGGAGCGCAGGGAAGTTGTCACGGGTGGCCATATCGTCGAGACCACGTCCGGCACCTTTGGTCTTGCGCTGGCATTGCTGGCCGCGGTCAAGGGTTATCGCCTTTCACTTATCACCGCCGATAGCCTCATCGATTTGCCCCTACAACAGCGCCTTTCGGCGCTAGGGGCCCAAGTTCAGATTGTCCCCGACGCAGACCATACAGGGGCGCAACACACCAGGCTGGCTCGACTGCAGGCTGTTCGCGCTGAGTTGCCGCAGTCCTGGTGGCCGCGCCAATACGATAATGTCGACAACCCCCATGCTTATGCACGATTGGCTGAGCTTCTCGTCACCGAATTCGGCACGATCGACTGCCTCGTTGGCCCGGTTGGCTCGGGAGGCTCTATGTGTGGCACGGGTACCTTCTTGCGCATGTTATTTCCGGAGATGCGCGCCATTGCCGTAGACACACATCGAAGCGTGCTGTTCGGGCACGTCGCCGGCCCGCGTCTATTGCGCGGCTTGGGAAACAGCATATTGCCGCGCAACCTCGACCACACAATCTTTGACGAGGTCCACTGGGTAGGGGCCCTGCAGGCGTTCGGAGCGACACATCGTCTTTATCGAGAACATGGAATTTTCGCTGGCCCGACGAGTGGGGCGGCCATCCTTGTCGCAGGATGGTACGCTCGCCAACATCCCCACCAATTGACGGTCGCGATCCTGCCTGACGAAGGGTATCGCTACCAAAATACGGTGTACAACGAGGCGTGGCTCTCAACACTACCGGGTTGGCCCGTCCCGCAGGTGGCACGACCTGAAGAACTGCAACGGGTCGAGCCATACGATGAGGGCTCTTGGACGCGCCTGAATTGGCGGCGGCGTTCCCTGGAAACAGGCTCTGTGGACTAA
- a CDS encoding thermonuclease family protein, whose amino-acid sequence MRVSTTLTAGLVSVVASGSLAQDAGAARWFAISPAAIFETGDSWTEGGVVHRLYGVQACLRGTSFTNASGVRRDCGEASLAMLVALIRDLQPQCHRAAAPSNSRTVFVFCVATRSGGAGAGSRIDLGTAMIASGFGFASLATDGRPVHQPYFVAQQVAARAKAGLWAYPDTPEPNAIILRSLRDSVPMGSPNLTAPR is encoded by the coding sequence ATGCGCGTCTCGACCACGCTAACTGCTGGTCTCGTCAGCGTCGTCGCCTCGGGCAGTCTGGCGCAGGACGCAGGTGCTGCGCGCTGGTTTGCGATTTCTCCAGCCGCGATCTTCGAGACCGGCGATAGCTGGACGGAAGGTGGCGTGGTCCATCGCCTCTATGGCGTTCAGGCTTGTCTGCGCGGAACGAGCTTCACGAACGCTTCCGGCGTGAGACGGGACTGCGGCGAGGCTTCACTGGCGATGCTGGTCGCGCTGATCCGTGATCTGCAGCCGCAATGCCATCGGGCCGCCGCGCCATCGAATTCTCGCACCGTCTTCGTCTTCTGCGTCGCAACCCGAAGCGGAGGTGCCGGAGCAGGTTCCCGGATCGATCTCGGCACCGCCATGATAGCATCCGGCTTCGGGTTCGCCTCGCTCGCGACCGACGGTCGGCCCGTGCATCAGCCCTACTTCGTGGCGCAACAGGTCGCGGCGCGCGCGAAAGCCGGTCTCTGGGCGTATCCCGACACACCTGAGCCCAATGCCATCATCCTGCGCAGCCTGCGCGATAGCGTTCCCATGGGCTCGCCCAATCTGACGGCGCCGCGATGA
- a CDS encoding tripartite tricarboxylate transporter permease, whose protein sequence is METLSGLAGGMGVALSPFNLFVGFIGAVVGTAVGVLPGLGPTATVSLLLPLSAMLDPASAIILLAGIYYGAMYGGSLTSILMRVPGEAASVVTCLDGYAMARQGRAGVALGISAFGSFFAGIAATLGIALLGPTFAETALAFGPVEKAALVLFGLTMVAGIGDGPSMRAWAMIGLGLLLAAVGVDLVSGDERYTFGMPQLRDGFNIAVLAMGVFGMSEVLVAAEKIQPPAPIAAVGRRLKDLLPNRHDWKASAGPIARGSGLGFLLGLLPGGGALIASFASYLLEKRLSSHPEHFGKGAIEGVAGPESANNAAAQASFIPLLCLGIPSNAVIGVIMGALLMQGVTPGPRLVADHPELFWSVVASMFVGNVMLVILNVPLVRIFVMLLRVPPAYMTPFILLFCVIGAFSINNSLFDVAAMIAFGFLGYGLRRGGFDLAPLVLAFLLGTLLEQNTRQALIIGLGSPTVFFYSPISLGFLAATILMLSLPAMRRLMLIVR, encoded by the coding sequence ATGGAAACGCTCTCGGGTTTAGCCGGTGGCATGGGCGTCGCCCTCTCGCCGTTCAATCTTTTCGTGGGATTTATCGGGGCCGTGGTCGGAACGGCCGTCGGCGTCCTGCCCGGGTTGGGCCCGACCGCGACGGTCAGTTTGTTGCTGCCACTTTCAGCCATGCTCGATCCGGCAAGTGCCATCATCTTGCTGGCCGGAATCTATTACGGCGCCATGTATGGTGGTTCGCTGACGTCAATCCTGATGCGGGTGCCGGGCGAAGCAGCGAGTGTGGTTACTTGCCTCGATGGATATGCCATGGCCCGGCAGGGGCGCGCTGGCGTCGCGCTCGGCATAAGCGCCTTCGGCAGTTTCTTCGCCGGAATTGCGGCCACGCTGGGCATCGCGCTGCTCGGCCCGACTTTCGCGGAGACGGCGTTGGCCTTTGGTCCGGTCGAGAAAGCCGCATTGGTTCTCTTCGGCTTGACCATGGTCGCCGGCATCGGCGATGGCCCGTCGATGCGGGCATGGGCCATGATTGGCCTGGGCCTCTTACTGGCCGCAGTTGGCGTCGACCTTGTTTCTGGCGACGAGCGTTACACGTTCGGCATGCCGCAACTCCGCGATGGGTTCAATATCGCCGTCCTTGCCATGGGCGTTTTCGGGATGAGCGAGGTGCTTGTCGCGGCTGAAAAGATTCAGCCACCTGCGCCCATTGCAGCGGTCGGGCGTCGGCTGAAAGACCTGTTGCCGAACCGCCACGACTGGAAGGCCTCGGCTGGTCCGATCGCCCGTGGCAGCGGGCTGGGCTTTCTCCTTGGCCTCCTGCCTGGCGGAGGCGCCCTGATCGCTAGCTTTGCCAGTTATCTTTTGGAGAAGCGCTTGTCTTCCCATCCTGAGCACTTCGGCAAGGGCGCGATTGAGGGTGTCGCAGGTCCAGAGAGTGCCAACAATGCCGCCGCACAGGCCAGCTTCATTCCTCTCTTATGTCTTGGCATACCTTCAAATGCCGTTATCGGCGTCATCATGGGCGCGCTGTTGATGCAGGGGGTGACGCCAGGACCACGGCTCGTCGCCGATCACCCCGAGCTGTTCTGGAGTGTCGTCGCCAGCATGTTCGTCGGCAATGTCATGCTGGTGATCTTGAACGTTCCGCTTGTTCGCATCTTCGTCATGCTTCTGCGCGTCCCGCCGGCTTACATGACACCCTTCATATTGCTCTTCTGCGTCATCGGCGCGTTCAGCATCAACAATAGTTTGTTCGACGTCGCTGCCATGATCGCCTTCGGCTTTCTTGGCTATGGCCTCCGCAGAGGCGGTTTTGATCTTGCTCCGCTGGTGCTCGCCTTCTTACTCGGCACCTTGCTGGAGCAAAACACCCGCCAAGCTCTTATTATCGGGTTGGGGAGTCCAACGGTGTTCTTCTACAGCCCGATCAGCCTCGGCTTTCTTGCCGCGACGATACTAATGCTTTCGCTTCCCGCCATGCGCCGTTTGATGTTGATTGTTAGGTAA
- a CDS encoding type IV secretion system protein VirB3: MTARDLEQPLITPLVKALTRAPTLMGVPYLYFMFNGVASSVCFLVSHNLLMLLVAIPLHLFGYVLTLRDDRIFEILFVKSSRCPPRSRAFWGADSYRV, encoded by the coding sequence ATGACGGCGCGCGACCTCGAGCAACCGCTGATCACCCCACTGGTCAAGGCGTTGACGCGGGCGCCGACGCTCATGGGCGTGCCGTACCTGTATTTCATGTTCAACGGCGTCGCCTCGTCGGTCTGCTTCCTCGTCTCGCACAACCTCCTGATGCTGTTGGTCGCGATCCCGCTGCATCTCTTCGGCTACGTGCTGACTCTGCGCGACGACCGCATCTTCGAGATCCTCTTCGTCAAATCCTCGCGCTGCCCGCCGCGCTCACGCGCCTTCTGGGGCGCCGACAGCTATCGCGTGTGA